TTCTAAAGCGGCCACCACATCGGATTCGCGACTGCTATCGATCGGGGTGCAGCTTTGCCAAGAACTGGTTTTAAAACGACGTTTATCCGCGTGTTCGGCCCCGATTTTGTGACCTTGGTTCAATAAAGAGCGAATTTGAGTGATCGTTTCTGCGGTTAAGGTACTGGTTAAAGTGGCAGTACCGCCGCTGGAGGAACCGGAAGCAGAGCTTTTGAAACTCGGTTCAGCAACGGTGGCGGTTTTACCGTTGCCATTACTAGCCACCGAACCATCGGGACGCTGGATCACCGTTTCTAAAACCCGTTTTTTGGCTTTAGCATCGATACCGAGTAAGCGGACGTATTCGCCGCTATGTTCGCGTAAACAATCTTCCAAAGCAGTAATTACATCGGATTCGCGATTGCTTTCGATCGGAGCGCAACTCTGCCAAGAACTGGTTTTAAACCGGCGTTTATCGGCGTGTTCGGTGCCGATTTTGTAGCCTTGGGCGAGCAGGGAACGAATTTGAGCGATCGTTTCCCCACTTAAGCTACCACTGCTGCTATGACTGGCTCCGTTACTAGCGGGGGCGCTGTAGCTGCTGGCTTTGCCGCTGCCGTTACTAGCGGGGGCGCTGCCGGGGCGGTGAATAATCATTTCGACGACCCGTTTTTTCGCTTGCGGGTCGATCCCGATCAGGCGGACATACTCATCGCTATTTTCAGTCACGATCGCTTCAATATCGCGAATGATGCCCGCTTCGCTCTTGGTTTCGATCGCAGGTCCGGTTAACCAAGAACTGGTTTTAAACCGGCGTTTATCCGCGTGTTCGGTGGCGATTTTCAGTCCTTGGGCCAGCAGGGAACGCACTTGTACCGACAGGTCGGAATGGCCGTTACCGTTGCCATGACCGCCGTGGACGGCGGTGGTGGTGCGGGCCGGTTCTCCCGGGGTGTCTTCGGGGCGTTGGATAATCATTTCCAGTATGCGCCGTTTAGCGGCGGGATCGACTCCGATCAGGCGGACGTATTCGCCTTGTAGGTCTCTGAGGGAGGCTTCTAGGGATTGGGATACCTGTTCTTCGCGGCCGCCGTCGATAAAGCCGGCACTTAACCAAGAACTGGTTTTAAAGCGGCGTTTGTCAGCGTATTCGATGCCGATCTTGTAGCCTTGGGAGAGGAGGGAGCGAACCTGCGCTCGAATGTTTGTATTTAAACTCATAGGTGTCACCGAATTTCTATATAGCGTCTCATTAGCGATGTTTATAGCGGCTGCCGGTGGAGGAGTCGCTGGGCTGTGGGCTTTGACCGGGACGCTGGGGGCGAGGTCGATATCGACAATGTGACGGGTGAAGGCTCGATCGATTTCTGTGACATCGGGTAAGCGATCAGCCTGTTGTTGGCTGGTGATCACGGAACCGGATGGCACGAATTTACCGGCGGGGATTTCCACGTCTTGAACGAGGGCGTGCATCATGACGATGCAATCGGCCCCGATGCGGGCATTAAAGACGGTGGAGCGAAAACCGATAAAGCAGCGATCGCCCACATAGGCAGGCCCGTGAATGAGTGCCATGTGGGTGATGCAGCTGCCCCGGCCGATCCACACCGAATATTCTCGGCCGTCATCTCCCACCACACGGCTTTTTTCTAAACCGTGGATGATTGCTCCGTCCTGAATTTTGCTGTCGTCGCCAATGTGAAAGGGGGTTCCTTCATCGGCGCGGATGGAAGTCCCCGGAGCAATCACCACTCGCGCCCCGATCTCGATAGCGCCACTGAGGTTAGAGAAGGTGTGGACTTTGGCACTCTCGTCTATGCGCGTTTCCTCTGGGGATTTGGTCCGCTTTTTCGGACTAGCCGCCGTTGTGCGGACGACCATAGTTAGTCTTCCTCCATACTGAATTTGGCTGGCTGGTTGTTAATTAACTGTGTTTGGGTCCTATCGATG
This Microcystis wesenbergii NRERC-220 DNA region includes the following protein-coding sequences:
- a CDS encoding ribulose bisphosphate carboxylase small subunit; translated protein: MVVRTTAASPKKRTKSPEETRIDESAKVHTFSNLSGAIEIGARVVIAPGTSIRADEGTPFHIGDDSKIQDGAIIHGLEKSRVVGDDGREYSVWIGRGSCITHMALIHGPAYVGDRCFIGFRSTVFNARIGADCIVMMHALVQDVEIPAGKFVPSGSVITSQQQADRLPDVTEIDRAFTRHIVDIDLAPSVPVKAHSPATPPPAAAINIANETLYRNSVTPMSLNTNIRAQVRSLLSQGYKIGIEYADKRRFKTSSWLSAGFIDGGREEQVSQSLEASLRDLQGEYVRLIGVDPAAKRRILEMIIQRPEDTPGEPARTTTAVHGGHGNGNGHSDLSVQVRSLLAQGLKIATEHADKRRFKTSSWLTGPAIETKSEAGIIRDIEAIVTENSDEYVRLIGIDPQAKKRVVEMIIHRPGSAPASNGSGKASSYSAPASNGASHSSSGSLSGETIAQIRSLLAQGYKIGTEHADKRRFKTSSWQSCAPIESNRESDVITALEDCLREHSGEYVRLLGIDAKAKKRVLETVIQRPDGSVASNGNGKTATVAEPSFKSSASGSSSGGTATLTSTLTAETITQIRSLLNQGHKIGAEHADKRRFKTSSWQSCTPIDSSRESDVVAALETCLRDHQGEYVRLIGIDSQAKRRVLESIIQRP